In Arthrobacter sp. UKPF54-2, the following are encoded in one genomic region:
- a CDS encoding alpha/beta hydrolase yields MARRKTDDREHGAAGAGPAARAELSIADAAGQTRGVALVLHGGRSDSFEAVQARHLSPARMLPFAQSLRNQGGPHGLAVWTLRNRYRGWNGPEMSPVQDARWALSQISNEHPGVPVYLLGHSMGGLTALCVADHPQVEAVVALAPWLNSSTPVEPLAGRRVLIVHGSADRWTSPKNSLAYARRAEGVAASVDYISLTGAGHFMFRRVRLWNSLANGFVLDAFASSAGADLPGTDTLRQLLPPAATLPVVL; encoded by the coding sequence GTGGCCAGACGCAAGACTGACGATCGGGAGCACGGGGCGGCCGGAGCCGGCCCCGCGGCCAGGGCCGAGCTGAGCATCGCCGACGCCGCCGGGCAGACCCGCGGCGTCGCCCTGGTGCTGCACGGCGGACGCTCGGACAGCTTCGAGGCGGTCCAGGCCCGGCATCTGAGCCCGGCGAGAATGCTGCCCTTTGCCCAGTCGCTGCGGAACCAGGGCGGCCCGCACGGTCTGGCGGTCTGGACCCTCCGCAACCGCTACCGGGGCTGGAACGGGCCGGAAATGTCCCCGGTCCAGGATGCCCGCTGGGCGTTGTCGCAGATCAGCAACGAGCACCCGGGCGTCCCCGTCTACCTGCTGGGCCACTCGATGGGCGGCCTCACCGCGCTCTGCGTCGCGGACCACCCCCAGGTGGAGGCCGTCGTCGCGCTGGCCCCATGGCTGAACTCCTCCACCCCGGTGGAGCCGCTCGCCGGGCGCCGGGTTCTGATCGTGCACGGCAGCGCGGACCGCTGGACCAGCCCGAAGAACTCGCTGGCCTACGCCCGCCGTGCCGAAGGGGTCGCGGCCTCGGTGGACTACATCTCGCTGACCGGCGCCGGGCACTTTATGTTCCGCCGGGTCCGGCTCTGGAACTCCCTCGCCAACGGCTTTGTCCTGGACGCCTTCGCCAGCAGCGCCGGCGCCGACCTGCCCGGCACGGACACACTCCGCCAGCTCCTGCCGCCCGCCGCCACCCTTCCGGTGGTGCTGTGA
- a CDS encoding DUF1295 domain-containing protein: MAAFPLDAFLASLPWVALALLVLLAVTFAIAVRQSRHSVIDTVWGLGFVVAAAVSWALSAGHGDAGRRLLLLALVAVWGIRLAVHIGIRARGGHEDPRYVDMLSSAPGSRDIYALRRVYLPQGIVMFFVSLTIQVGMFSTGTLGWLALLGVLLWIVGFVFETVGDWQLARFKADPAKRGTVLNTGLWRYTRHPNYFGDAAVWAGLFLVAADSWPGVLTILSPALMIWTLAGKTGKPLTEKAMSARPGYKEYVESTSGFIPWPPRRPAGR, encoded by the coding sequence ATGGCCGCCTTCCCGTTGGACGCTTTCCTCGCCAGCCTGCCCTGGGTGGCCCTGGCACTCCTGGTGCTGCTGGCCGTGACGTTCGCCATCGCCGTGCGCCAGAGCCGCCACTCGGTCATCGACACCGTGTGGGGCCTGGGCTTCGTGGTGGCGGCCGCGGTCTCGTGGGCGCTGTCGGCCGGTCACGGCGACGCCGGCCGGCGCCTGCTGCTGCTGGCTCTGGTGGCGGTCTGGGGCATCCGGCTGGCCGTCCACATCGGTATCCGGGCCCGCGGCGGCCACGAGGATCCGAGGTATGTGGACATGCTATCCTCGGCGCCGGGATCCCGCGACATCTATGCCCTGCGGCGCGTCTACCTGCCGCAGGGAATCGTGATGTTCTTCGTCTCGCTCACCATCCAGGTGGGCATGTTCAGCACCGGCACGCTCGGCTGGCTGGCGCTGCTCGGCGTGCTGCTGTGGATTGTCGGTTTCGTCTTCGAAACCGTCGGCGACTGGCAGCTGGCCCGTTTCAAAGCCGACCCGGCCAAACGCGGCACCGTCCTGAACACCGGGCTCTGGCGCTACACCCGGCACCCGAACTACTTTGGCGATGCCGCCGTCTGGGCCGGGCTGTTCCTGGTGGCGGCGGACTCCTGGCCGGGTGTGCTGACCATCCTCTCCCCCGCCCTGATGATCTGGACGCTGGCCGGCAAGACCGGCAAGCCGCTGACCGAGAAGGCCATGTCCGCCCGGCCCGGGTACAAGGAATACGTCGAATCCACCTCCGGCTTCATCCCCTGGCCGCCCCGCCGGCCCGCGGGCCGCTGA
- a CDS encoding 1-acyl-sn-glycerol-3-phosphate acyltransferase, with protein MSWRPAPSDRFYRAIVRTGQALRWLFRIRVIVTGAEHLPAAAPGHAGDGPDNADHARRGASRRPTPGAGAVVAITHFGYLDFAFAELLLWGHNRAQMRFLITQAAADHWFAGPAVSAAGHVVVGYDTGAHAYDAAVQKLRDGEYIAILPEAGVSRSFQVRECRSGAVRMAAEAGVPLIPVSVWGAHRIMTRHHGFSPVRAWRAPVRVHVGEPFTPGPGLDVPAATEALRRALQAGIDAGIADFPLTPAPGAWWMPAALGGGAPTEQERQRLDEAEGPRRARGRRR; from the coding sequence GTGAGCTGGCGGCCGGCGCCCAGCGACCGTTTTTACCGCGCCATCGTCCGGACGGGCCAGGCGCTGCGCTGGCTGTTCCGGATCCGCGTCATCGTCACCGGCGCCGAGCACCTCCCCGCCGCGGCCCCGGGCCACGCCGGCGACGGCCCCGACAACGCTGACCACGCCCGCCGCGGCGCTTCGCGGAGGCCCACCCCGGGGGCGGGCGCCGTCGTCGCGATCACCCATTTCGGCTACCTCGACTTCGCCTTCGCCGAGCTGCTGCTGTGGGGGCACAACCGCGCCCAGATGCGCTTTTTGATCACGCAGGCCGCGGCCGACCACTGGTTCGCCGGTCCGGCCGTGAGCGCCGCCGGACACGTTGTCGTCGGCTATGACACCGGGGCGCACGCCTACGACGCCGCGGTGCAGAAGCTCCGTGACGGCGAGTACATCGCGATCCTGCCGGAGGCCGGCGTGAGCCGCAGCTTCCAGGTCAGGGAGTGCCGGAGCGGCGCCGTGCGGATGGCGGCCGAGGCGGGCGTCCCGCTCATCCCGGTCTCGGTCTGGGGCGCGCACCGGATCATGACCCGGCACCACGGCTTCTCGCCGGTCCGCGCCTGGCGGGCGCCGGTGCGCGTGCACGTGGGCGAACCTTTCACCCCGGGCCCGGGCCTGGACGTCCCGGCGGCCACCGAGGCCCTGCGCCGGGCCCTGCAGGCCGGAATCGACGCCGGCATCGCGGACTTCCCCCTCACACCGGCGCCCGGCGCCTGGTGGATGCCGGCCGCACTCGGCGGCGGCGCGCCCACCGAGCAGGAACGGCAGCGGCTGGACGAAGCCGAAGGCCCGCGGCGCGCACGCGGCCGGCGCCGATAA
- a CDS encoding short-chain fatty acid transporter — MANTVLTKSGIGEERGLARVAQRMAAWTEKWFPDAYIFALAGVIIIALAALAIGASPQSIADSFGNGFWDLTAFTLQMAMVVLTGYVVATSPPVARLIGRLALVPATARTAVSFVALMSMSVSFLNWGLSLIFGGLLARAIARRKDLTVDYRALGAAAFMGLGAVWALGLSSSAAQLQATAASLPPALLKITGILDFGTTIFTWQSLLTLAILMLLTTVIAHFSAPQGGAIRTATDLGVDLDDEPTEPAPRSRPGEWLEYSMILPILAGLLTLGWLVSQFLTKPFLTVVSSLNGYLLVFLILGLVLHGTPRNFLQAVTKAVPATAGILVQFPLYAAMAAILTKATGHGGMTLSAHLAEFFSGIGSGGGFAVVIALYTAVLGLLVPSGGGKWLVEAPYVMQSATDVQMNLGWTVQIYNIAEALPNLINPFFMLPLLAVLKLRARDLVGFTFLQFVFHLPVVLLLVWLLGMTFDFVPPVMPPGK; from the coding sequence GTGGCAAACACAGTCCTGACCAAAAGCGGCATCGGCGAGGAACGCGGCCTCGCCCGGGTAGCCCAACGGATGGCGGCGTGGACCGAGAAGTGGTTCCCGGACGCCTACATCTTCGCCCTCGCCGGCGTCATCATCATCGCCCTGGCCGCCCTGGCCATCGGCGCCTCGCCCCAGTCGATCGCCGATTCCTTCGGCAACGGCTTCTGGGACCTGACCGCCTTCACCCTGCAGATGGCCATGGTGGTGCTCACCGGCTACGTCGTGGCGACCTCGCCGCCGGTAGCCCGCCTGATCGGCCGGCTGGCACTCGTTCCCGCGACCGCCCGCACCGCCGTGAGCTTCGTGGCCCTGATGTCCATGTCCGTGTCGTTCCTGAACTGGGGCCTGAGCCTGATCTTCGGCGGCCTGCTGGCCCGGGCGATCGCCCGCCGCAAGGACCTCACCGTGGACTACCGCGCCCTCGGCGCGGCCGCGTTTATGGGCCTCGGCGCCGTCTGGGCGCTCGGCCTGTCCTCCTCCGCCGCGCAGCTGCAGGCGACGGCGGCGTCGCTGCCGCCGGCGCTGCTGAAGATCACCGGCATCCTGGACTTCGGCACCACGATCTTCACCTGGCAGTCGCTGCTGACCCTGGCCATCCTGATGCTGCTGACCACGGTGATCGCGCACTTCTCGGCACCGCAGGGCGGGGCGATCCGCACCGCGACGGACCTGGGCGTGGACCTCGACGACGAACCCACCGAGCCGGCACCGCGGTCCCGCCCGGGCGAGTGGCTCGAATACAGCATGATCCTGCCGATCCTCGCCGGGCTCCTGACCCTGGGCTGGCTGGTCTCGCAGTTCCTCACCAAGCCGTTCCTGACCGTGGTGAGCAGCCTCAACGGCTACCTGTTGGTGTTCCTCATCCTGGGCCTGGTTCTGCACGGCACCCCGCGGAACTTCCTGCAGGCCGTCACCAAGGCCGTCCCGGCGACCGCCGGCATCCTCGTGCAGTTCCCGCTGTACGCGGCGATGGCCGCCATCCTGACCAAGGCCACCGGCCACGGCGGGATGACCCTCTCGGCGCACCTGGCCGAGTTCTTCTCGGGTATCGGCAGCGGCGGCGGCTTCGCAGTCGTGATTGCGCTGTACACGGCCGTGCTGGGCCTGCTGGTTCCCTCCGGCGGCGGCAAGTGGCTCGTGGAGGCGCCGTACGTGATGCAGTCCGCCACCGACGTCCAGATGAACCTGGGCTGGACCGTGCAGATCTACAACATCGCCGAGGCGCTGCCCAACCTGATCAACCCGTTCTTTATGCTCCCGCTGCTGGCGGTGCTGAAGCTGCGGGCCCGCGACCTGGTGGGCTTCACGTTCCTGCAGTTCGTGTTCCATCTGCCGGTGGTGCTGCTGCTCGTCTGGCTGCTCGGCATGACGTTCGACTTCGTGCCGCCGGTGATGCCGCCGGGCAAGTAG
- a CDS encoding GNAT family N-acetyltransferase, translated as MAIAYREWRDGDDLALLEMWGGPETDQARQFRATLAPSGNAPWRRCIVAEDVVDGVAIPVAAGVVHEASLHPERLWVYVEVSRDHRRTGIGSTLLAMLRHEAGQSPSGVSRLRTKVEPGTPGAAFAEAAGLAPIQRSRLVVVEPGALKLPVFGDGSEAAASEQVEDLATGSVELSDVVGRYYTAVHDWDSPGELSIATVQRLFLDDLSGAHGAIVLRAPKASAFGAGVPASKKGRLQAFAVSYARGGPELGGPEEGHAAKAGEPSDVFLGHDPELSAEDARAAVRDLLALIAYQYPVMLELDDSMTALRAVVEPLLESGKARQAGADTLVVSDPA; from the coding sequence ATGGCGATCGCATACCGTGAATGGCGCGACGGCGACGACCTCGCGCTGCTGGAAATGTGGGGCGGGCCGGAGACGGACCAGGCACGGCAGTTCCGTGCCACCCTTGCCCCCTCCGGCAATGCCCCGTGGCGCCGCTGCATCGTGGCCGAGGACGTCGTCGACGGCGTCGCCATCCCCGTCGCTGCCGGGGTGGTCCATGAGGCCTCGCTGCATCCGGAGCGCCTCTGGGTGTACGTCGAAGTTTCCCGCGACCACCGCCGGACCGGCATCGGCTCCACGCTGCTGGCCATGCTCCGGCACGAAGCGGGGCAGTCGCCCTCGGGAGTGTCCCGGCTCCGGACCAAGGTGGAGCCGGGCACACCCGGCGCCGCGTTCGCCGAGGCGGCCGGCCTGGCGCCGATCCAGCGTTCGCGCCTGGTCGTCGTCGAACCGGGCGCGCTGAAGCTGCCGGTCTTCGGCGACGGCTCCGAGGCCGCCGCATCGGAGCAGGTGGAGGACCTGGCCACCGGTTCGGTGGAGCTCAGCGACGTGGTGGGCCGGTACTACACCGCCGTGCACGACTGGGACAGCCCCGGGGAGCTCAGCATTGCCACGGTGCAGCGGCTGTTCCTGGACGACCTCAGCGGCGCCCACGGGGCCATTGTGCTGCGCGCGCCCAAGGCCAGCGCCTTCGGTGCGGGTGTGCCGGCGAGCAAGAAGGGCCGGCTCCAGGCGTTTGCGGTCAGCTACGCCCGGGGCGGCCCGGAACTGGGCGGCCCCGAAGAGGGCCACGCCGCGAAGGCGGGGGAGCCGTCGGATGTGTTCCTTGGCCACGACCCGGAACTGTCCGCCGAGGACGCCCGGGCCGCGGTGAGGGACCTGCTGGCGCTGATCGCGTACCAGTACCCGGTCATGCTGGAACTGGACGATTCGATGACCGCGCTGCGCGCCGTCGTCGAACCGTTGCTCGAGAGCGGCAAGGCCCGGCAGGCTGGCGCGGACACCCTGGTCGTCTCCGACCCCGCTTAG
- a CDS encoding glycine--tRNA ligase yields MAAKSVLDQIISLAKRRGFVFQAGEIYGGSRSAWDYGPLGAELKENIKRQWWQSVVRGREDVVGLDSSVILPRQVWEASGHVEVFSDPLVECLSCHKRYRADHLEEEYEEKKGRPAENGLKDIACANCGTRGEWTEPQEFSGLLKTYLGPVASEEGLHYLRPETAQGIFVNFSNVLTTSRKKPPFGIGQIGKSFRNEITPGNFIFRTREFEQMEMEFFVEPGTDEQWHQYWMKERMAWYTSLGIREENLRFFEHPLEKLSHYSKGTTDIEYRFGFHGSEWGELEGIANRTDFDLSTHSKASGADLSYFNQATNERYTPYVIEPAAGLTRSFMAFMIDAYTEDEAPNAKGGVDVRTVLKLDPRLAPVKAAVLPLSRNEDLSPKAKDLAAQLRKNWNIEFDDAGAIGRRYRRQDEIGTPFCITVDFDTLEDQAVTIRERDTMSQERVALDKVEGYLAARLIGA; encoded by the coding sequence ATGGCAGCAAAATCCGTACTCGACCAGATCATTTCCCTCGCCAAGCGACGGGGTTTCGTCTTCCAGGCCGGTGAAATCTACGGTGGCTCCCGTTCTGCCTGGGACTACGGTCCCCTCGGTGCCGAGCTGAAGGAAAACATCAAGCGCCAGTGGTGGCAGTCCGTGGTCCGCGGCCGCGAGGACGTCGTCGGCCTGGATTCCTCGGTGATCCTGCCACGCCAGGTCTGGGAAGCTTCCGGCCACGTCGAGGTCTTCTCGGACCCGCTGGTGGAGTGCCTCTCCTGCCACAAGCGCTACCGCGCGGACCACCTCGAGGAAGAATACGAGGAGAAGAAGGGCCGCCCCGCCGAGAACGGCCTCAAGGACATCGCCTGCGCCAACTGCGGCACCCGCGGCGAATGGACCGAACCGCAGGAATTCTCCGGCCTGCTCAAGACCTACCTGGGCCCCGTCGCCAGCGAAGAGGGCCTGCACTACCTGCGCCCCGAAACCGCCCAGGGCATCTTCGTGAACTTCTCCAACGTGCTCACCACCTCGCGGAAGAAGCCGCCGTTTGGCATCGGCCAGATCGGCAAGTCCTTCCGCAACGAGATCACGCCGGGCAACTTCATCTTCCGTACCCGCGAGTTCGAGCAGATGGAGATGGAGTTCTTCGTCGAGCCCGGCACCGACGAGCAGTGGCACCAGTACTGGATGAAGGAGCGTATGGCCTGGTACACGTCCCTGGGCATCCGTGAGGAGAACCTGCGCTTCTTCGAGCACCCGCTGGAGAAGCTCAGCCACTACTCCAAGGGCACTACGGACATCGAATACCGTTTCGGCTTCCACGGCTCCGAGTGGGGCGAGCTCGAGGGTATCGCCAACCGCACCGACTTCGACCTCTCCACGCACTCGAAGGCCTCCGGAGCGGACCTGAGCTACTTCAACCAGGCCACCAACGAGCGCTACACCCCGTACGTGATCGAGCCCGCGGCCGGCCTCACCCGCTCCTTTATGGCGTTTATGATCGACGCCTACACCGAGGACGAGGCCCCCAACGCCAAGGGCGGCGTGGACGTCCGTACCGTGCTCAAGCTCGACCCGCGCCTGGCCCCGGTCAAGGCGGCCGTGCTCCCGCTGAGCCGCAACGAGGACCTGTCGCCGAAGGCCAAGGACCTCGCCGCGCAGCTGCGCAAGAACTGGAATATCGAGTTCGACGATGCCGGCGCGATCGGCCGCCGCTACCGCCGCCAGGACGAGATCGGCACGCCGTTCTGCATCACGGTGGACTTCGACACGCTCGAGGACCAGGCCGTGACCATCCGCGAACGCGACACCATGAGCCAGGAACGCGTCGCCCTGGACAAGGTGGAGGGCTACCTGGCCGCACGGCTGATCGGCGCCTGA
- a CDS encoding DMT family transporter: protein MTHAPRLPLPVGLLLAVSAGLLVPVQGRINGALGTVLADGLAAAVVSFSTGLVLMIAISLLLPKGRAGLAQVLPALRERRFPRYYVLAGGIGALFVFAQSFTVGLLGVALFTVAAVTGQTLSGLLVDRMGIGPAGKRPITGIRVLGSVLTVAAVAWAVSPRFASGGGGGGASGADPLQLLVPVLLPVLAGFLMSFQQAMNGTATVHYRTPITATLVNFVAGSIVLWLAWLIKLALAGPGHALPAEWWYYLGGPMGCVFIAVAAFLVRSLGVLVTGLGMIAGQLLGSLALDLALPAPGTVVALPTVLGTLLTLAAIVLASLPWSRGTLKRR from the coding sequence ATGACCCACGCACCGCGGCTCCCACTGCCCGTCGGACTCCTCCTGGCCGTTTCCGCCGGGCTCCTCGTCCCCGTCCAGGGCCGCATCAACGGCGCCCTGGGCACAGTCCTGGCCGACGGCCTGGCCGCTGCCGTGGTGAGCTTCAGCACCGGCCTGGTCCTGATGATCGCCATCTCGCTGCTGCTGCCCAAGGGCCGCGCCGGACTGGCCCAGGTCCTGCCGGCGCTGCGCGAACGGCGCTTCCCGCGCTACTACGTGCTGGCCGGCGGCATCGGGGCGCTCTTCGTCTTCGCCCAGTCGTTCACCGTCGGGCTCCTCGGAGTGGCCCTCTTCACCGTCGCCGCGGTCACCGGCCAGACCCTCAGCGGGCTGCTGGTGGACCGGATGGGCATCGGTCCGGCGGGCAAACGGCCCATCACCGGCATCCGGGTCCTCGGCAGCGTGCTGACCGTCGCCGCGGTCGCGTGGGCCGTGTCGCCGCGCTTTGCCTCCGGCGGCGGCGGAGGCGGGGCATCCGGCGCAGACCCGCTGCAGCTGCTGGTTCCGGTGCTGCTGCCCGTGCTCGCCGGATTCCTGATGAGTTTCCAGCAGGCGATGAACGGCACGGCCACGGTGCACTACCGCACCCCCATAACGGCCACCCTGGTCAACTTCGTCGCCGGCAGCATCGTGCTCTGGCTCGCCTGGCTGATCAAGCTGGCCCTAGCCGGACCAGGCCACGCGCTTCCGGCCGAATGGTGGTATTACCTGGGGGGCCCGATGGGCTGCGTATTCATTGCCGTCGCCGCCTTCCTGGTCCGCAGCCTGGGCGTGCTGGTCACCGGGCTCGGCATGATCGCCGGGCAGCTGCTCGGATCCCTGGCCCTGGACCTGGCGCTGCCCGCACCGGGAACCGTCGTCGCGCTGCCCACCGTGCTGGGCACGCTGCTGACCCTGGCCGCCATCGTCCTGGCCAGCCTGCCCTGGTCCCGCGGCACCCTCAAGCGGCGGTAG
- a CDS encoding RNA-binding S4 domain-containing protein — protein MSNPEIEDIPIRDDMIRLGQLLKLANLVEDGVEAAELIKNGLVKVNGEIDDRRGRQLHHGDTVTVNGQTVRISTPGGA, from the coding sequence ATGAGCAACCCGGAAATCGAAGACATCCCCATCCGCGACGACATGATCCGGCTGGGCCAGTTGCTGAAGCTGGCCAACCTCGTCGAGGACGGGGTGGAGGCTGCTGAGCTGATTAAGAACGGGCTCGTGAAGGTCAACGGCGAGATCGATGACCGCCGCGGCCGCCAGCTCCACCACGGCGACACCGTCACCGTGAACGGCCAGACCGTGCGGATCAGCACGCCCGGCGGCGCCTGA
- a CDS encoding alpha/beta hydrolase, with amino-acid sequence MTDAAPYPAAFPDPVVLWSRPEEARAGKPLLVLLHGYGANEEDLLSLADLLPEEFVVASLRAPLVSGPGFTWFPLTASIDYSLDAVKHAAAYVQDWIDSVRANHPSVTLLGFSMGMAMATTLLRQRPDGYAAVVGLSGFAVDAAGDPSFRDAELDGTVPMFWGRDQQDPVITPDKIEFTMGWVRKHVKLTKVLYTGMWHGINQQEIGHVGEFLTHEVLNK; translated from the coding sequence ATGACTGACGCCGCCCCGTATCCCGCCGCCTTCCCCGACCCCGTTGTCCTCTGGTCCCGGCCCGAAGAGGCCCGCGCAGGCAAGCCCCTGCTGGTGCTGCTGCACGGTTACGGGGCCAACGAAGAGGATCTGCTGAGCCTGGCGGACCTGCTGCCGGAGGAGTTTGTGGTGGCCTCGCTGCGTGCCCCGCTGGTCTCCGGGCCGGGCTTCACCTGGTTCCCGCTGACGGCGTCCATCGACTACTCGCTCGACGCCGTCAAGCATGCCGCGGCGTACGTCCAGGACTGGATCGACTCGGTCCGGGCCAACCACCCCTCGGTCACCCTGCTGGGCTTCTCGATGGGAATGGCCATGGCCACCACCCTGCTGCGGCAGCGGCCGGACGGCTACGCCGCCGTCGTCGGGCTCTCCGGCTTCGCCGTCGACGCCGCCGGCGACCCGAGCTTCCGCGACGCGGAACTTGACGGCACCGTGCCGATGTTCTGGGGGCGGGACCAGCAGGACCCCGTGATCACGCCGGACAAGATCGAGTTCACCATGGGCTGGGTGCGCAAGCACGTCAAGCTCACCAAGGTGCTCTACACCGGCATGTGGCACGGCATCAACCAGCAGGAGATCGGCCACGTCGGCGAGTTCCTCACCCACGAGGTGCTCAACAAATAG